One part of the Archangium lipolyticum genome encodes these proteins:
- a CDS encoding extracellular catalytic domain type 1 short-chain-length polyhydroxyalkanoate depolymerase translates to MQKRRFEGVVGALLALAVFGCEGLPPPEESPPLGTTRSALTQVTGFGTNPGNLRMWKHVPANVPANAPLVVAMHGCAQTADGYTPTGWNALADQLKFYVLYPEQLSANNQNTCFNWFEPGDIARGQGEALSIKQMVDKMKTDHSIDGRRVFVTGLSAGAAMAHVMAATYPDVFSGAAIMAGIPYKCATTMTAAFSCMSPGTDKTPQQWGDLVRNAYAGYTGPYPKISLWHGTSDYTVKNTNQTEALEQWTSVHGIDMTADVTETVAGYPHKVYKNAAGTALVETYAITGMGHGTPVDPAYKFPGTSVACGTAGAFVLDTDICSTWYVAKFFGLDNSDMVSPTVSLSAPANGASVSGTVKVTANATDNVGVSKVEFSIDNTLVGTDTAAPFEYSWNTAAATNGTHTLVARAHDASGNTATSSTVSVTVTGGISDTSPPTVAITFPTAGATVAGAINLAATATDNIGVTKVEFLIDGTVVGQGVPAQQAGPYQYSWNTTSYATGLHTLQARASDAAGNTALSGAVSVTVDQGSVRFTERFSNNGPDNAGWSLTEWALDASDQTGMTGSRSILGSATPAFNTVTRTASVAVTLTANPRLTYWRKLDLSGANTSASAAFRVVVNDGTDHVVDSVTKSGLGTVSESNWTQRADIDLSAYANRNVILKFIVTATDSGSNITRAKAWVDSITIGPPSTLSGMVDVTADE, encoded by the coding sequence ATGCAGAAACGACGTTTCGAGGGAGTCGTGGGAGCACTTCTCGCTCTGGCGGTCTTCGGGTGCGAGGGGCTACCGCCACCGGAAGAGTCGCCTCCCCTGGGGACGACGCGCAGCGCGCTGACGCAGGTGACGGGCTTCGGGACCAACCCCGGCAACCTGAGGATGTGGAAGCACGTGCCGGCCAACGTGCCCGCCAACGCCCCGCTGGTGGTGGCGATGCACGGCTGTGCCCAGACAGCGGATGGCTATACCCCCACCGGGTGGAACGCCCTGGCCGACCAGCTCAAGTTCTACGTGCTCTACCCGGAGCAGCTGAGCGCCAACAACCAGAACACCTGCTTCAACTGGTTCGAGCCCGGTGACATCGCGCGCGGGCAGGGCGAAGCGCTCTCCATCAAGCAGATGGTCGACAAGATGAAGACCGACCACTCCATCGACGGGCGCCGGGTCTTCGTCACCGGCCTGTCGGCGGGAGCCGCGATGGCGCACGTCATGGCCGCGACCTACCCGGACGTCTTCTCCGGGGCCGCCATCATGGCGGGCATCCCGTACAAGTGCGCGACCACGATGACCGCTGCCTTCTCCTGCATGAGCCCGGGCACGGACAAGACGCCGCAGCAGTGGGGGGACCTGGTCCGCAACGCGTACGCCGGCTACACGGGCCCCTATCCGAAGATCTCCCTCTGGCACGGCACGTCCGACTACACCGTGAAGAACACCAACCAGACGGAGGCCCTGGAGCAGTGGACGTCGGTGCACGGCATCGACATGACGGCGGACGTCACCGAGACGGTCGCCGGCTACCCGCACAAGGTCTACAAGAACGCCGCGGGCACCGCGCTGGTGGAGACCTACGCTATCACCGGCATGGGGCACGGCACGCCCGTCGACCCGGCCTACAAGTTCCCCGGCACCAGCGTCGCGTGCGGCACCGCGGGCGCCTTCGTGCTCGACACGGACATCTGCTCCACCTGGTACGTGGCGAAGTTCTTCGGGCTCGACAACTCGGACATGGTGTCCCCCACCGTCAGCCTCTCCGCGCCGGCCAACGGCGCCTCCGTGAGCGGCACGGTGAAGGTGACCGCCAACGCCACGGACAACGTGGGCGTCTCCAAGGTCGAGTTCTCCATCGACAACACCCTCGTCGGCACCGACACGGCGGCGCCCTTCGAGTACAGCTGGAACACCGCGGCCGCGACCAATGGCACCCATACCCTGGTGGCCAGGGCCCATGACGCCTCGGGCAACACGGCGACCTCGAGCACCGTCTCCGTCACCGTGACGGGCGGCATCTCGGACACCTCACCGCCCACCGTGGCCATCACCTTCCCCACCGCCGGTGCCACCGTGGCCGGCGCCATCAACCTCGCCGCCACCGCGACGGACAACATCGGGGTGACGAAGGTCGAGTTCCTCATCGACGGCACCGTGGTGGGCCAGGGCGTACCGGCGCAACAGGCCGGGCCCTACCAGTACAGCTGGAACACCACGTCCTACGCCACCGGCCTCCACACCCTCCAGGCCCGGGCCTCGGACGCCGCGGGCAACACCGCGCTCTCCGGTGCGGTCTCGGTGACAGTGGACCAGGGCTCGGTGCGCTTCACCGAGCGCTTCTCCAACAACGGCCCCGACAACGCGGGCTGGAGCCTCACCGAGTGGGCGCTGGACGCCAGCGACCAGACGGGCATGACGGGGAGCAGATCCATCCTCGGTTCCGCCACGCCCGCCTTCAACACCGTCACCCGCACCGCGAGCGTCGCGGTGACGCTGACGGCCAACCCGCGGCTGACCTACTGGCGCAAGCTGGACCTCTCCGGTGCCAACACCTCGGCGTCGGCGGCCTTCCGGGTCGTCGTCAACGACGGCACCGACCACGTGGTGGACTCGGTGACGAAGAGCGGCCTGGGCACCGTCTCCGAGTCCAACTGGACGCAGCGCGCGGACATCGACCTCTCCGCCTACGCCAACCGGAACGTCATCCTGAAGTTCATCGTCACGGCGACGGACTCCGGCTCGAACATCACCCGCGCGAAGGCCTGGGTGGACAGCATCACCATTGGCCCGCCGAGCACCCTCAGCGGCATGGTCGACGTGACGGCGGACGAGTAG
- a CDS encoding esterase/lipase family protein, whose protein sequence is MRMSKHSLRLYATGLSACALLACGRPGKPNTPGTGEEEQVVTVESCRQQIADRQDELRAENMDVASWSIDDAPQMADPGLTEQQTPETHRKYDGRYRPLTNHPGCTTADLYYDKSNTRELNPKTPTPYIDGNNDGKWTDRSDYGGPNKAPGHIDGDVARIDGYPCAAKQYTQPNPDTSKPIVILVHGNSTRPHTWERFLLPLGSEISATTEKVAIKPDTEVRDQLAETLIAARYQVLAVDFRTDRVAAVDPSGLGAGENAAGNIDHGWATPILQSLIKAVMKNNPGRKVALVGHSLGVTVVRDALRRLYVEHTKGVDGAINPFPQVSHVILGSGANHGVSTYDAGLCTNNFTMRGTIVCEMGSRSNYVQTYFHKPLNGPKDLFATPCADGDYAFGKTGQCGGNVVKYFTITMTDITQGSNYQDFYVSESASRIDMPGCVVNKLTTLSDYDTSGYFNKGFIANHFGSLRSSSGLKLAMDYLAR, encoded by the coding sequence ATGAGGATGTCCAAGCACTCCCTCCGCCTCTACGCGACCGGCCTCTCCGCCTGTGCGCTGCTCGCGTGTGGCAGGCCCGGCAAGCCGAACACTCCTGGCACCGGCGAGGAGGAGCAGGTGGTGACGGTGGAGAGCTGTCGCCAGCAGATCGCCGACCGTCAGGACGAGCTACGCGCCGAGAACATGGACGTGGCCAGCTGGTCCATCGACGACGCGCCCCAGATGGCGGATCCCGGGCTCACCGAGCAGCAGACGCCCGAGACGCACAGGAAGTACGACGGCAGGTACCGCCCGCTGACCAACCACCCGGGCTGCACCACGGCGGACCTCTACTACGACAAGTCGAACACCCGCGAGCTCAACCCCAAGACGCCGACGCCCTACATCGACGGGAACAACGACGGCAAGTGGACCGATCGCAGCGACTACGGCGGCCCCAACAAGGCCCCCGGCCACATCGACGGGGACGTGGCCCGGATCGACGGCTACCCCTGCGCCGCCAAGCAGTACACGCAGCCCAACCCGGACACCTCCAAGCCCATCGTCATCCTCGTGCACGGCAACTCCACCCGGCCGCACACCTGGGAGCGGTTCCTCCTGCCGTTGGGCTCGGAGATCAGCGCCACCACGGAGAAGGTCGCCATCAAGCCGGACACGGAGGTGAGGGATCAGCTCGCCGAGACCCTCATCGCCGCGCGCTACCAGGTGCTCGCCGTGGACTTCCGCACGGACCGGGTCGCGGCCGTGGACCCCTCCGGTCTCGGCGCCGGGGAGAACGCGGCCGGCAACATCGACCACGGCTGGGCCACGCCCATCCTCCAGTCCCTCATCAAGGCGGTGATGAAGAACAACCCGGGCCGCAAGGTCGCGCTGGTGGGGCACTCGCTGGGCGTGACGGTGGTGCGTGATGCGCTGCGCCGGCTGTACGTGGAGCACACGAAGGGCGTGGACGGTGCCATCAACCCCTTCCCCCAGGTGAGCCACGTCATCCTCGGCTCGGGCGCCAACCACGGCGTGTCCACCTATGACGCCGGGCTGTGCACCAACAACTTCACCATGCGCGGCACCATCGTCTGCGAGATGGGCAGCCGCTCCAACTACGTGCAGACGTACTTCCACAAGCCGCTCAATGGCCCCAAGGACCTGTTCGCCACCCCGTGCGCGGACGGTGACTACGCCTTCGGCAAGACGGGCCAGTGTGGTGGCAACGTCGTGAAGTACTTCACCATCACGATGACGGACATCACCCAGGGCTCCAACTACCAGGACTTCTACGTGTCCGAGTCGGCCTCGCGCATCGACATGCCGGGGTGCGTGGTCAACAAGCTGACGACGCTCAGCGACTACGACACCAGCGGCTACTTCAACAAGGGCTTCATCGCCAACCACTTCGGCTCCCTGCGCTCCTCCTCGGGCCTGAAGCTCGCCATGGACTACCTGGCGCGCTAG
- a CDS encoding 3-hydroxybutyrate dehydrogenase: MGELTGKCALVTGAASGIGRAVAEDLGARGARVLVSDLDEAGASAVAAGIPGAIAQRADVSSREDCRALVDRAQREWERLDILVNNAGLQHVAPVEEFPEDRWEQMIRIMLVGPFLLTKYALPLMYARKWGRIINVSSLHGLVASPYKSAYISAKHGLMGLTKTVALEAADKGVTVNAICPSYVRTPLVEKQIADQARVNGITEAEVIQRIMLAPAAVKRLLEPSEVAAYIAFLCSEAAGGITGAAQVMDCGWTAR, encoded by the coding sequence ATGGGAGAGCTGACTGGGAAGTGCGCGCTCGTCACGGGCGCGGCGAGCGGTATCGGGCGAGCGGTGGCGGAGGACCTGGGGGCGCGTGGGGCCCGGGTGCTGGTGTCGGACCTGGACGAGGCCGGCGCGAGTGCCGTGGCGGCGGGGATTCCCGGTGCCATCGCGCAGCGGGCGGACGTGTCCTCGCGCGAGGACTGCCGGGCGCTGGTGGACCGGGCGCAGCGGGAGTGGGAGCGGCTGGACATCCTGGTGAACAACGCCGGCCTTCAGCACGTGGCGCCGGTGGAGGAGTTCCCGGAGGACCGCTGGGAGCAGATGATCCGCATCATGCTGGTGGGGCCCTTCCTGTTGACGAAGTACGCCCTGCCGTTGATGTACGCGCGCAAGTGGGGGCGCATCATCAACGTCTCCTCGCTGCACGGGCTGGTGGCCTCGCCGTACAAGTCGGCCTACATCTCGGCGAAGCACGGCCTGATGGGGCTGACGAAGACGGTGGCGCTGGAGGCGGCGGACAAGGGCGTGACGGTCAACGCCATCTGCCCCAGCTACGTGCGCACGCCGCTGGTGGAGAAGCAGATCGCCGACCAGGCCCGGGTGAATGGCATCACCGAGGCCGAGGTCATCCAGCGCATCATGCTGGCCCCGGCGGCGGTGAAGCGCCTGCTGGAGCCGAGCGAGGTGGCCGCCTACATCGCCTTCCTGTGCTCGGAGGCCGCGGGCGGCATCACCGGGGCCGCCCAGGTCATGGACTGCGGCTGGACGGCCCGCTGA
- a CDS encoding MFS transporter has translation MTPTDAARPPEQPLESSIWKVAAASFIGTAVEWYDFFLYGTAAALVFNRLFFPSFDPLMGTLAAFATFAVGFVARPLGGVIFGHFGDKLGRKSMLSATLMIMGAATFAIGLLPTYESIGVWAPILLVLMRVLQGFGLGGEWGGAVLMAVEHAPSNRRGFYGSWPQMGAPAGLLVANGVFSVFSRNEEQFLSWGWRVPFLFSAVLIGIGVFIRMSVAESPAFQAHKAAEKASSATPKIPALEALRKYPRQILLAMGARFAENGFFYIVTTFVLTYGTGQLGLERSTMLNGVLAATAVHLVAIPAFGALSDVFGRRPVYIGGAVGCALLAFPFFWLIDTKETGLIVLAITLGIIAHAAMYGPQASFFSELFGTRVRYSGASLGYQLASVFAGGLSPLVATWLLTESGGKAWPVSLYMVGLALVTLVSVYLSAETFREKLSEAPAPAPADGAAGTDGKREVA, from the coding sequence GTGACGCCAACCGACGCGGCCCGGCCGCCCGAGCAGCCCCTGGAGTCGTCCATCTGGAAGGTGGCCGCCGCCAGCTTCATCGGCACGGCCGTGGAGTGGTACGACTTCTTCCTCTATGGAACGGCGGCGGCGCTCGTCTTCAACCGCCTCTTCTTCCCCTCGTTCGACCCGCTGATGGGCACGCTGGCCGCGTTCGCCACCTTCGCGGTGGGCTTCGTGGCGCGTCCGCTCGGCGGCGTCATCTTCGGCCACTTCGGCGACAAGCTCGGGCGCAAGTCCATGCTGAGCGCCACGCTGATGATCATGGGCGCGGCCACGTTCGCCATCGGGCTGCTGCCCACCTACGAGAGCATCGGCGTGTGGGCGCCCATCCTGCTGGTGTTGATGCGCGTGCTGCAGGGCTTCGGGCTGGGCGGTGAGTGGGGCGGAGCGGTGCTCATGGCGGTGGAGCACGCCCCCAGCAACCGGCGCGGCTTCTACGGGAGCTGGCCGCAGATGGGCGCGCCCGCGGGCCTGCTGGTGGCCAACGGCGTGTTCTCCGTCTTCTCCCGGAACGAGGAGCAGTTCCTCTCTTGGGGCTGGCGCGTGCCCTTCCTCTTCAGCGCGGTGCTCATCGGCATTGGCGTCTTCATCCGCATGAGCGTCGCCGAGTCGCCCGCCTTCCAGGCGCACAAGGCCGCGGAGAAGGCCTCCAGCGCGACCCCGAAGATCCCCGCGCTCGAGGCGCTGCGCAAATACCCCAGGCAGATCCTCCTCGCCATGGGCGCGCGCTTCGCGGAGAACGGCTTCTTCTACATCGTCACCACGTTCGTGCTCACCTACGGCACCGGGCAGCTCGGGCTGGAGCGCTCCACCATGCTCAACGGGGTGCTCGCGGCCACCGCCGTCCACCTGGTGGCCATTCCCGCGTTCGGAGCCCTGTCGGATGTGTTCGGCCGCCGCCCCGTCTATATCGGTGGCGCCGTGGGGTGCGCGCTGCTGGCCTTTCCCTTCTTCTGGCTCATCGACACCAAGGAGACGGGCCTCATCGTGCTGGCCATCACGCTGGGCATCATCGCCCACGCGGCCATGTACGGGCCCCAGGCCAGCTTCTTCTCCGAGCTCTTCGGCACGCGCGTGCGCTACAGCGGCGCCTCGCTGGGCTACCAGCTCGCCTCGGTGTTCGCCGGCGGCCTCTCGCCCCTCGTCGCCACCTGGCTGCTGACGGAGTCCGGCGGCAAGGCATGGCCCGTGTCGCTCTACATGGTGGGCCTGGCGCTCGTCACCCTCGTCTCCGTGTACCTCTCCGCCGAGACGTTCCGGGAGAAGCTCTCCGAGGCACCCGCCCCGGCCCCCGCGGACGGCGCCGCGGGGACCGATGGGAAGCGCGAGGTGGCCTGA
- a CDS encoding TolC family protein: protein MRPFFPFLAIPLLATAPAYAQAPALVPTQAPAQAQARPQRVLTLKDALRTARERQPQLRQAQASTAAANARVDQNFSSLLPQVSASATYQRSLRDSDGDDGLPTTSSGFISREGLNLGASVNQLIWDFGRTTGRWRASQQSAEAQGATEAQTLLDVLANVQTVYFNALAQQALVQVAQETLENEKAHLAQAQALVQVGNKPEIDLLQQRTAVANAQVQLIQARNNAATSKAQLNQAMGLEGSTHYTLQDEVVGVVEGEDQSVEALVDLAFQGRPDLSASEHQLRAQELQISATRANYWPSFSASVSATDSGTNPANLNWGVTGQVGLSWQIFQGGLTRAQVREQQANLSSIQAQRDALRQQVRLEVERAQLSVTAASESVAAAEEALTNARERLRLAEGRYRAGVGNIIELSDAQLSATNAAVQRVQAAYNLATARTELARALGREP, encoded by the coding sequence ATGCGTCCCTTCTTCCCCTTCCTCGCCATTCCCCTGCTGGCCACGGCGCCGGCCTACGCCCAGGCCCCGGCCCTGGTCCCCACCCAGGCCCCGGCCCAAGCGCAGGCCCGGCCCCAGCGCGTGCTCACCTTGAAGGACGCGCTGCGCACCGCCCGCGAGCGGCAGCCGCAGTTGCGCCAGGCCCAGGCCAGCACCGCCGCGGCCAACGCCCGCGTGGACCAGAACTTCTCCTCGCTGCTGCCCCAGGTGAGCGCCAGCGCCACCTACCAGCGCTCCCTGCGCGACAGTGACGGTGACGACGGCCTGCCGACGACCTCCTCCGGCTTCATCAGCCGCGAGGGACTCAACCTGGGCGCCTCGGTCAACCAGCTCATCTGGGACTTCGGCCGCACCACCGGCCGGTGGCGTGCCTCGCAGCAGTCCGCCGAGGCCCAGGGCGCCACCGAGGCCCAGACGTTGCTCGACGTGCTGGCCAACGTGCAGACCGTCTACTTCAACGCCCTGGCGCAGCAGGCCCTGGTGCAGGTGGCCCAGGAGACGCTGGAGAACGAGAAGGCGCACCTGGCCCAGGCCCAGGCCCTGGTGCAGGTGGGCAACAAGCCGGAGATCGACCTGCTGCAGCAGCGCACGGCGGTGGCCAACGCCCAGGTGCAGCTCATCCAGGCGCGCAACAACGCCGCCACCAGCAAGGCCCAGCTCAACCAGGCCATGGGCCTCGAGGGCTCCACCCACTACACCCTTCAGGACGAGGTGGTGGGCGTCGTGGAGGGCGAGGACCAGTCCGTCGAGGCCCTGGTGGACCTCGCGTTCCAGGGCCGGCCGGACCTGAGCGCGAGCGAGCACCAGCTCCGCGCCCAGGAGCTGCAGATCTCCGCCACGCGCGCCAACTACTGGCCGAGCTTCTCCGCCTCGGTGTCGGCGACGGACTCGGGCACCAACCCGGCGAACCTGAACTGGGGGGTGACCGGACAGGTGGGACTGAGCTGGCAGATCTTCCAGGGCGGCCTCACCCGCGCCCAGGTGCGCGAGCAGCAGGCCAACCTGAGCAGCATCCAGGCCCAGCGTGACGCGCTGCGGCAGCAGGTGCGCCTGGAGGTGGAGCGCGCGCAGCTCTCGGTGACCGCCGCGAGCGAGAGCGTGGCCGCCGCGGAGGAGGCGCTGACCAATGCCCGCGAGCGGCTGCGCCTGGCCGAGGGCCGCTACCGCGCGGGGGTGGGCAACATCATCGAGCTGTCCGACGCGCAGCTGTCCGCCACCAATGCCGCGGTGCAGCGTGTCCAGGCCGCCTACAACCTGGCCACCGCGCGCACGGAGCTGGCGCGCGCGCTCGGCCGCGAGCCGTGA
- a CDS encoding ABC transporter permease translates to MNLLETMMLAVRSLLRSKMRSFLTALGIIIGVGAVIAMVAIGDGARASVQKVFDSMGTNLLIVMPGSNNSGGARGGFGSQPSITWDDLAAIRTQVSSVQAAAPEMRTNTQVFSEDQNWTTNVTGTTPDFFDVRGWTIAQGRRFTEADVEAGAKVAVIGQTVVEKLYGAGFDPVGQVIRIKKTPFTIIGMTARKGQSPMGQDYDDSILVPATTFQRQVQSQSLGKFITGIIYVQADATAGTAKAQQDVTTLLRERHRLADDAANDFDIRDLSELANSRQQSTETLSLLLASIAAVSLVVGGIGIMNIMLVSVTERTREIGVRVAVGARPQDILAQFLIEALTLSLLGGLIGAAAGLGVARFLASQFQWPLLVRPDVILLALGFSALVGVGFGLYPARKASKLDPIDALRYE, encoded by the coding sequence ATGAACCTGCTGGAAACGATGATGCTGGCGGTGCGCTCGCTGCTGCGCAGCAAGATGCGCTCCTTCCTCACCGCCCTGGGCATCATCATCGGCGTGGGCGCCGTCATCGCCATGGTGGCCATTGGCGATGGCGCGCGCGCCAGCGTCCAGAAGGTGTTCGACTCCATGGGCACCAACCTGCTCATCGTCATGCCCGGCTCCAACAACTCGGGAGGCGCGCGGGGAGGCTTCGGCAGCCAGCCCAGCATCACCTGGGACGACCTGGCGGCCATCCGCACGCAGGTGTCGAGCGTGCAGGCCGCCGCCCCGGAGATGCGCACGAACACCCAGGTGTTCTCCGAGGACCAGAACTGGACGACGAACGTGACGGGCACCACGCCCGACTTCTTCGACGTGCGCGGCTGGACCATCGCCCAGGGCCGGCGCTTCACCGAGGCGGACGTGGAGGCCGGAGCCAAGGTGGCCGTCATCGGCCAGACGGTGGTGGAGAAGCTCTATGGCGCGGGCTTCGACCCGGTGGGCCAGGTCATCCGCATCAAGAAGACGCCCTTCACCATCATCGGGATGACGGCGCGCAAGGGGCAGTCGCCCATGGGGCAGGACTACGACGACAGCATCCTCGTGCCCGCCACCACCTTCCAACGGCAGGTGCAGTCCCAGAGCCTGGGCAAGTTCATCACCGGCATCATCTACGTGCAGGCCGATGCCACCGCCGGCACCGCGAAGGCCCAGCAGGACGTCACCACGCTGCTGCGCGAGCGGCACCGGCTGGCCGATGACGCCGCCAATGACTTCGACATCCGGGACCTGTCCGAGCTGGCCAACAGCCGGCAGCAGAGCACCGAGACGCTCAGCCTGCTGCTGGCCTCCATCGCCGCCGTGTCCCTGGTGGTGGGCGGCATCGGCATCATGAACATCATGTTGGTGAGCGTCACCGAGCGCACCCGCGAAATTGGCGTGCGCGTGGCGGTGGGCGCCAGGCCCCAGGACATCCTCGCCCAGTTCCTCATCGAGGCGCTGACGCTGTCGCTCCTGGGAGGACTCATCGGCGCGGCGGCGGGGCTCGGCGTGGCCCGGTTCCTCGCGTCCCAATTCCAATGGCCCCTGCTCGTCCGGCCGGACGTCATCCTGCTGGCGCTCGGTTTCAGTGCGCTCGTCGGCGTGGGCTTCGGCCTCTACCCGGCGCGCAAGGCAAGCAAGCTCGATCCCATCGACGCCCTGAGGTACGAGTGA
- a CDS encoding ABC transporter ATP-binding protein yields the protein MDGNREQTPLIALRGVSKIYKTGDVEVAALRGVDFTVEAGEFVSIMGSSGSGKSTLMNILGCLDRPTAGQYLLDGQDVSRLDRTGLAMVRNRTLGFVFQSFNLLARTTALENVELPMLYAGVPARERRRRSREALERVGLGARLDHHPRQLSGGQQQRVAIARALVSRPRVILADEPTGNLDSRTSIEVMALFQELRQEGITLVLVTHEPDIAGYSGRVVVVKDGRIISDRRQEPVPAEVPPLEEAVS from the coding sequence ATGGACGGGAATCGTGAGCAGACGCCGCTCATCGCGCTACGGGGCGTGAGCAAGATCTACAAGACGGGAGACGTGGAGGTGGCGGCCCTGCGGGGCGTGGACTTCACCGTGGAGGCCGGCGAGTTCGTGTCCATCATGGGCTCGAGCGGCTCGGGCAAGTCCACGCTGATGAACATCCTGGGATGCCTGGACCGGCCCACCGCGGGCCAGTACCTGCTGGACGGCCAGGACGTGTCGCGCCTGGACCGCACCGGCCTGGCCATGGTGCGCAACCGCACCCTGGGCTTCGTCTTCCAGAGCTTCAACCTGCTGGCGCGCACCACGGCCCTGGAGAACGTGGAGCTGCCCATGCTCTACGCCGGGGTGCCCGCGCGCGAACGGCGGCGGCGCTCGCGCGAGGCGCTCGAGCGGGTGGGCCTGGGCGCCCGCCTGGACCACCACCCGCGCCAGCTCTCGGGTGGACAGCAGCAGCGCGTGGCCATTGCCCGGGCCCTGGTGAGCCGGCCGCGCGTCATCCTCGCCGACGAGCCCACGGGCAACCTGGACTCGCGCACCAGCATCGAGGTGATGGCGCTCTTCCAGGAGCTGCGCCAGGAGGGCATCACGCTCGTGCTGGTGACGCACGAGCCGGACATCGCCGGGTACTCCGGCCGCGTGGTGGTGGTGAAGGACGGGCGCATCATCTCGGACAGGCGTCAGGAGCCGGTCCCCGCGGAAGTGCCCCCGCTCGAGGAGGCCGTTTCATGA
- a CDS encoding efflux RND transporter periplasmic adaptor subunit, with the protein MKSTSESQRREEMSAPMKPLPVPTEPARRWRMPRRWGLWLLIIAAVVGAGVWLARPKAKDPAASFETAAVQRRDVESRVTATGTVSALVTVQVGSQVSGRIQEILVDFNSPVKKGQVIARIDPQLLQAAVERSRANLTAARANVQRARVEAENSRRQADRARTLRDQQFIAQAELDTAEATAQSAQAQVTSSEAALAQAQAALNEAEVNLRYATIVSPTDGIVISRSVDVGQTVAASLQAPTLFTIAEDLRKMQVNTSVAESDVGRLEDGMRATFTVDAWPGVSFEGKIRQIRNASQTVQNVVTYDAVIDVENPELKLKPGMTANVTFITAHRENVITVPNAALRFRPPQPAEGAAGARPGAAGTGTGGAGAAEKPAPGTKTVFVLREGRPRPVRVKPGVTDGTYTEVEGELREGDQVITALAAGAQAPQGTGSGQLPGTRGAGGGRGGGFGRGPF; encoded by the coding sequence ATGAAGTCCACGAGCGAGTCGCAGCGACGCGAGGAGATGTCCGCCCCCATGAAGCCCCTGCCCGTGCCGACCGAGCCGGCGCGGCGCTGGCGCATGCCCAGGCGGTGGGGGCTGTGGTTGCTGATCATCGCCGCAGTGGTGGGCGCGGGCGTATGGCTGGCCCGGCCCAAGGCGAAGGATCCAGCGGCCAGCTTCGAGACGGCGGCGGTGCAGCGTCGCGACGTCGAGTCGCGCGTGACGGCGACCGGCACGGTGTCCGCCCTGGTCACGGTGCAGGTGGGCAGCCAGGTGTCCGGCCGCATCCAGGAGATCCTCGTCGACTTCAACTCGCCGGTGAAGAAGGGTCAGGTGATCGCCCGCATCGACCCGCAGCTCCTCCAGGCGGCGGTGGAGCGGTCCCGGGCCAACCTGACGGCGGCGAGGGCCAACGTGCAGCGGGCGCGAGTGGAGGCGGAGAACTCCCGCCGCCAGGCCGACCGCGCCCGGACCCTGCGTGATCAGCAGTTCATCGCCCAGGCGGAGCTGGACACCGCGGAGGCCACGGCCCAGTCGGCCCAGGCCCAGGTGACCTCGTCCGAGGCCGCGCTGGCGCAGGCCCAGGCGGCGCTCAACGAGGCGGAGGTGAACCTGCGCTACGCCACCATCGTGTCGCCCACGGACGGCATCGTCATCTCGCGCAGCGTGGACGTGGGCCAGACGGTGGCGGCCTCGCTGCAGGCGCCCACCCTGTTCACCATCGCCGAGGACCTGCGGAAGATGCAGGTGAACACCAGCGTCGCCGAGTCCGACGTGGGCCGGTTGGAGGATGGCATGCGCGCCACCTTCACGGTGGATGCCTGGCCCGGGGTGAGCTTCGAGGGAAAGATCCGGCAGATCCGCAACGCCTCCCAGACGGTGCAGAACGTCGTCACCTATGACGCCGTCATCGACGTGGAGAACCCCGAGCTGAAGCTCAAGCCGGGCATGACGGCCAACGTCACCTTCATCACCGCGCACCGGGAGAACGTCATCACCGTGCCCAACGCGGCGCTGCGCTTCCGTCCGCCCCAGCCCGCCGAGGGCGCCGCGGGCGCGCGTCCCGGCGCGGCGGGCACCGGCACGGGCGGCGCGGGAGCGGCGGAGAAGCCCGCGCCCGGAACCAAGACGGTGTTCGTCCTGCGCGAGGGGCGGCCCCGGCCCGTGCGCGTGAAGCCGGGCGTGACGGACGGCACGTATACGGAGGTGGAGGGCGAGCTGCGCGAGGGCGACCAGGTCATCACCGCCCTGGCCGCGGGCGCCCAGGCACCGCAGGGCACGGGCTCGGGCCAGCTGCCGGGCACCAGGGGCGCCGGCGGCGGACGGGGCGGCGGATTCGGCCGGGGACCCTTCTAG